A single region of the Drosophila miranda strain MSH22 chromosome 2, D.miranda_PacBio2.1, whole genome shotgun sequence genome encodes:
- the LOC108156599 gene encoding uncharacterized protein LOC108156599 translates to MIQNLPTEIIDKVFGYLEEKEKLILAQVNKRLECTYAYHVKEKYRCLFVREDINSPGFYTDTELRVILSSCGSTVNFISIQCTEVMDQLGELIEKYCINLRYAYLMINNENFNAFKRVLNKTCIETLNLDSFHYRGTDLIQYVNPYCKDLKLERISMAQEHHIRQLIHLEKLYVESYYVRNIFEICSHLPKLREFTTTCFEYPTDLKQDYLYPELETLTLQYFEIKLDLPICPKLKQLMLIFTVSYVENIGDIISKYGNTLEYLDLSPSMRSKQ, encoded by the exons ATGATTCAAAATTTACCAACTGAGATCATTGACAAAGTGTTTGGATACCTGGAAGAGAAAGAAAAACTGATTTTGGCCCAAGTAAACAAAAGACTTGAATGCACCTATGCTTACCAcgttaaagaaaaatataggTGTCTTTTCGTCCGCGAAGACATAAACTCGCCTGGGTTCTATACAGACACCGAATTACGTGTTATTCTGTCTTCATGCGGATCAACTGTTAATTTTATTTCAATACAATGTACTGAGGTTATGGATCAACTAGGAGAACTCATAGAAAAGTACTGCATTAACCTCAGATATGCCTATTTGATGAtaaacaatgaaaatttcaatGCGTTCAAACGTGTTTTAAACAAGACATGCATAGAAACGCTTAACTTAGATAGTTTCCATTATCGCGGAACGGATCTCATCCAGTACGTAAATCCATACTGTAAAGATTTGAAGCTAGAGAGAATTTCGATGGCCCAGG AGCATCATATACGGCAACTGATTCATTTGGAAAAACTGTATGTGGAATCGTACTATGTACGaaatattttcgaaatatGCTCCCATCTTCCGAAACTTCGCGAATTCACTACTACCTGTTTTGAATATCCAACCGATTTAAAACAGGATTATTTATATCCTGAATTAGAAACGCTGACACTTCAGTATTTCGAAATTAAATTAGATTTGCCAATATGTCCGAAACTAAAACAATTGATGTTGATTTTTACTGTGAGCTACGTTGAAAACATTGGTGACATTATTTCAAAGTACGGAAACACATTGGAGTATCTAGATTTATCGCCTTCTATGCGGAGCAAACAATAA
- the LOC108157834 gene encoding suppressor protein SRP40-like isoform X3 has product MSISKFPKFHMPVEKLDVRHDTKVIKNLLKLEGITNYEPDVLDKLLMTGYDLIKDELLKRKHREDIAEAVGNIDEPLSSAADSKDTAFNPANYFRDPMEIELLGASSTVHSEDMDNSFLSSSALISVQPLNVLNESEDLGTPSDSDSEDTDSSGPSSSDLNSNELLSSPESDTNTDQSSSALNSDELSGSPESDTDTDPSSSALNSDELSGSPESDTDTDPSSSALNSDELSGSPESDTDTDPSSSALNSDELSGSPESDTDTDLSSSALNSDELSGSPESDTDTESQTEILGEHDDLTETTSESDSS; this is encoded by the exons ATGTCTATATCAAAGTTTCCAAAGTTTCATATGCCCGTAGAGAAATTGGATGTGCGCCATGACACAAAGGTCATTAAAAATCTACTGAAGTTGGAGGGCATCACGAATTATGAACCCGACGTTTTGGATAAGCTGCTGATGACCGGTTACG ATTTGATCAAGGACGAATTGTTGAAGCGCAAGCACCGTGAGGATATAGCGGAGGCCGTCGGAAATATTGACGAGCCTTTGTCTTCGGCTGCTGACTCCAAAGATACAGCCTTCAATCCTGCCAATTATTTCAGAGATCCGATGGAGATCGAGTTGCTTGGCGCGTCGTCAACTGTTCACTCCGAGGATATGGATAATTCATTTCTAAGCTCTTCGGCCTTGATTTCTGTCCAACCTTTGAACGTTCTGAATGAGAGTGAAGATCTGGGCACGCCTTCAGATTCTGACTCCGAGGACACGGATAGTTCAGGTCCAAGCTCTTCGGACTTGAATTCTAACGAACTTTTGAGCTCTCCCGAATCAGATACGAACACAGATCAAAGCTCTTCGGCCTTGAATTCTGACGAACTTTCGGGCTCTCCCGAATCAGATACGGACACAGATCCAAGCTCTTCGGCCTTGAATTCTGACGAACTTTCGGGCTCTCCCGAATCAGATACGGACACAGATCCAAGCTCTTCGGCCTTGAATTCTGACGAACTTTCGGGCTCTCCCGAATCAGATACGGACACAGATCCAAGCTCTTCGGCCTTGAATTCTGACGAACTTTCGGGCTCTCCCGAATCAGATACGGACACAGATCTAAGCTCTTCGGCCTTGAATTCTGACGAACTTTCGGGCTCTCCCGAATCAGATACGGACACAGAAAGCCAGACAGAAATACTGGGAGAGCATGATGATTTGACTGAAACCACGTCGGAGTCTGACTCTTCTTAG
- the LOC108157822 gene encoding GPI ethanolamine phosphate transferase 1-like, with protein MWELQVIVVHILLIGCFMNIYFQSTILEELEPQKTLPEFGLRPPADRLVVFLIDGLRAESFFANNCKGVPHLQKLFLKQGVVGISRGCAPTMTRPGHIAIFAGFNEDPQAAITNFEWNPTRFDSIFNRSRHAIGWLDKTVSDFFARSGGAPLRFETYRYSDFSRRFKTDTWVYNKAREFLTNNESIRELQNATAVVFLVYLLDIDKAGHVFTPLHREYQKRLYLTQKRIRETYDLFENAFNNSRTAYLMTSDHGMSDVGHHGGGSDMEIEMPFFFWGAGVKHLGPPGSQLNFTVNAHGLQMPLQELEQIQLAPLMSALIGLPPPTNNRAPLPLGYLNVSEEYERQALFLNVLQFMAQAQIMIRRHEQSFFHKWLPKYKHLDSRRIASLPSEVNRLVAAGHDRKAVKLLRQASWQARECLEFYQSYYNIPLLVALTASYFGLFYCLTVMLTRECTESKQRKKGLVTWMTLLMAILGLVLGYVLFLQRVPWYTEFYLLLPIGIWTMALAERPLHGKSIPFPFTLFIWTVIPAGLVITTSFTSTHVGLLYAAVVCGYNRRGFLRPTGKFFIWLTAMLLPSAFLVVTQNFSLEWILDAIDLDLDSYVLAFSMFLAVLLPWILGHKFVEHVWMINSGILLMGVYGTYLYENNLEINLFLRTAFWAFLAYAFVSLPYSKEKTPRKRFNLITFNLVAVHALLCVSTGSLFLQMMITEFLLRQEIHAKVTKKPKNEIRGPLDRLKLNYHYAVLILFYFFVSFFGSGHWALGFAFRATTGRLLISSFTPFIITILIIAKIMIPSIIFISGIYTLSPYARMNTRAIFNCMFLISDAMGLFFCLYIQNRGNWRQVRRSLDHVLLTNLVVILLLASSCLTKTFLMPIKRAKPESITEVKGGDVIVLTSAGSAEESKAVGVSFV; from the exons ATGTGGGAGCTTCAGGTGATAGTGGTGCACATTTTGCTGATCGGTTGTTTTATGAACATATATTTTCAATCGACTATTTTGGAGGAGCTTGAGCCACAGAAGACATTGCCTGAGTTTGGGCTGAGACCGCCGGCAGATCGATTGGTGGTATTCCTGATCGATGGTCTTCGGGCAGAGTCGTTCTTTGCAAATAACTGCAAAGGAGTGCCGCACCTCCAGAAACTGTTCTTGAAGCAGGGTGTGGTCGGAATTTCGCGAGGCTGCGCACCGACAATGACCCGACCCGGACACATTGCCATCTTCGCTGGCTTCAATGAAGATCCCCAAGCGGCCATTACCAATTTTGAGTGGAATCCGACACGCTTTGACTCCATATTTAATCGTAGTCGCCATGCCATCGGATGGCTCGATAAAACAGTGTCCGATTTCTTCGCGCGGTCCGGTGGTGCGCCACTGAGATTCGAAACGTACAGATATTCGGATTTCAGTAGAAGATTTAAGACCGATACCTGGGTTTACAACAAGGCCCGTGAGTTTCTTACCAACAACGAGAGCATTAGAGAGTTGCAAAACGCAACAGCGGTGGTATTTTTGGTTTATCTATTGGATATTGATAAGGCTGGCCATGTGTTTACTCCACTTCACCGCGAGTACCAGAAGAGGCTGTATTTGACGCAGAAGAGGATTCGGGAGACGTACGATCTCTTTGAGAATGCATTCAACAACAGTCGCACGGCCTATCTGATGACCTCTGATCATGGCATGTCAGATGTTG GCCACCATGGCGGGGGATCTGATATGGAAATAGAAATGCCCTTCTTCTTTTGGGGAGCCGGAGTCAAGCACCTGGGTCCGCCTGGGTCCCAGCTGAACTTCACTGTCAATGCACATGGACTTCAGATGCCTCTGCAAGAGCTGGAGCAGATCCAGCTGGCGCCGCTGATGTCGGCCTTAATAGGCCTGCCGCCGCCCACTAACAATAGGGCCCCGTTACCGCTGGGCTATCTCAATGTGAGCGAAGAGTACGAGCGGCAGGCGTTGTTCTTGAATGTCCTGCAGTTCATGGCCCAAGCGCAGATCATGATACGCCGCCATGAGCAAAGCTTCTTCCACAAATGGCTGCCGAAATATAAGCACCTGGACTCGAGGCGAATCGCCAGCCTTCCCTCTGAAGTGAATCGCCTAGTGGCAGCGGGCCACGACAGGAAAGCAGTAAAGCTACTCAGGCAAGCGTCCTGGCAGGCCCGGGAGTGCCTGGAGTTTTATCAGAGCTACTATAACATTCCGCTACTTGTGGCCTTAACTGCATCGTATTTTGGCCTGTTCTACTGCCTGACTGTCATGCTGACACGCGAATGCACAGAGAGCAAACAGCGGAAGAAGGGACTCGTAACATGGATGACTCTTCTGATGGCCATACTGGGACTGGTGCTCGGATATGTATTGTTTCTGCAGAGGGTGCCCTGGTACACGGAGTTTTACCTGCTGTTGCCCATAGGCATTTGGACGATGGCACTAGCCGAACGGCCGCTGCATGGTAAATCCATACCTTTTCCGTTTACACTTTTCATCTGGACAGTGATTCCCGCTGGATTGGTTATAACGACATCCTTTACGAGCACCCATGTGGGGCTGCTGTATGCAGCGGTCGTGTGTGGCTACAATCGACGCGGCTTCCTTCGGCCTACAGGGAAATTCTTTATATGGTTGACAGCCATGCTCCTACCAAGTGCATTTCTAGTTGTCACGCAAAACTTCAGCTTGGAATGGATATTAGATGCTATTGACCTAGACCTCGATAGCTATGTCCTAGCGTTCAGCATGTTTCTGGCAGTGCTCCTTCCATGGATATTGGGACATAAATTTGTGGAGCACGTTTGGATGATAAATTCAGGAATTCTACTGATGGGAGTCTATGGAACTTACCTCTACGAGAATAACCTCGAAATTAATCTCTTTCTGCGGACTGCCTTCTGGGCTTTCCTTGCCTATGCCTTCGTATCGTTGCCATACAGCAAAGAGAAAACCCCAAGAAAACGATTTAATTTGATTACCTTCAACCTGGTGGCAGTTCATGCACTGCTCTGCGTTTCAACGGGGTCGCTCTTCCTCCAAATGATGATAACCGAGTTTCTGCTTCGGCAGGAAATTCACGCTAAGGTTacaaaaaaaccgaaaaatgAGATTCGGGGTCCACTAGATCGGCTGAAGCTAAACTATCACTATGCCGTCTTGATTCTGTTTTACTTCTTCGTATCGTTCTTCGGATCCGGACACTGGGCATTAGGCTTCGCCTTCAGAGCAACAACTGGACGGCTGCTAATATCCAGCTTTACCCCATTTATAATAACCATTCTCATCATAGCCAAGATAATGATTCCATCCATTATTTTCATCTCAGGGATATACACTCTTTCGCCTTATGCCCGTATGAATACACGGGCTATTTTCAACTGTATGTTCTTGATTAGCGATGCCATGGGCTTGTTTTTCTGTTTATATATTCAAAACAGAGGCAACTGGCGCCAAGTTCGCCGATCACTCGATCACGTCCTATTGACAAACCTTGTTGTGATCCTGTTGCTGGCCTCTTCGTGTTTAACCAAGACCTTCCTTATGCCAATTAAGCGAGCTAAGCCGGAAAGCATTACGGAAGTAAAGGGAGGAGACGTGATTGTCCTTACGTCTGCAGGGTCTGCTGAAGAGAGTAAGGCTGTGGGGGTTTCTTTCGTCTAA
- the LOC108157833 gene encoding glucose dehydrogenase [FAD, quinone] — protein sequence MRLWLGSLLLCLFSLLQSSRGQLLVDLLRDFETSLLNTRIPDTTRFLPEYDFIIVGAGTAGCVLANRLSEITSASVLLLEAGDQETFISDVPLTAALTQMTRYNWGYKAEPTANACQGLKEGVCNWPKGRGIGGTSLINFMLYTRGHRRDYDDWAAANNSGWSYDEILPYFKKSERIGIPELYKSPYHGRNGPLDVQYTDYKSQLLKAFLKSGQELGYDITDPNGEHLMGFGRSQATIRNGRRCSTSKAFIQPVVQRKNLHISMKSWVTKLIIDPLTKTAVGVEFVKQRQRFVVRARKEVILSAGTIASPQLLMLSGVGPGDHLREHNITVLQNLPVGYNLQDHITLNGLVFVVNDSTVNDARLLNPTDIFRYLFAGQGPYTIPGGAEAFAFVRTPSSSHAKDYPDMELVLGAGSLSGDRFGTMRNLLGITDEFYETMFGDLQNRETFGLVPVLLRPKSRGRISLRSRNPFHWPRMEPNFMEHPDDIQAMIEGIEMIMQVARSKSMVKMGTHFHDRPFPGCEHLTFASQEYWRCCLRRYGSSLQHQSGTCKMGPTGDPSAVVDSGLRVHGIRKLRVVDASVMPNVPAGHTNAIVIMIAEKAADMIKNTWRMRTT from the exons ATGAGGCTTTGGCTTGGCTCCCTCCTCCTCTGTCTGTTCTCCCTCTTGCAATCCTCCAGGGGCCAGCTCTTGGTGGACTTGCTGCGGGACTTTGAGACATCGCTGCTGAATACAAGGATCCCAGATACCACGCGGTTCTTGCCGGAGTATGACTTCATCATTGTCGGTGCTGGCACCGCAGGCTGTGTCCTGGCAAATCGTCTGAGTGAGATTACTTCAGCGAGCGTTCTGCTGTTGGAGGCGGGCGATCAGGAGACCTTCATCAGTGATGTGCCCCTGACAGCGGCCCTGACCCAAATGACCCGCTACAATTGGGGCTACAAAGCGGAGCCGACCGCCAACGCCTGCCAGGGCCTGAAAGAAGGCGTTTGCAACTGGCCCAAGGGGCGTGGCATTGGCGGTACCAGCCTGATAAACTTCATGCTGTACACGCGGGGCCATCGAAGAGACTACGACGATTGGGCGGCGGCTAACAACTCGGGCTGGTCCTACGACGAAATCCTTCCCTATTTCAAGAAGTCCGAGCGCATTGGCATACCCGAGCTGTACAAGTCGCCGTATCATGGCCGGAATGGACCGCTGGATGTCCAGTACACGGACTACAAGTCGCAGCTGCTGAAGGCATTCCTCAAGTCGGGTCAAGAGTTGGGCTACGACATCACCGATCCGAATGGAGAGCATCTTATGGGCTTCGGCAGGTCGCAGGCCACAATCCGAAACGGTCGACGCTGCAGTACCAGCAAGGCGTTCATCCAGCCAGTGGTGCAGCGCAAGAACCTGCACATCTCCATGAAGAGTTGGGTCACTAAACTCATCATTGATCCACTTACTAAAACGGCCGTCGGCGTGGAGTTCGTCAAGCAGCGTCAGCGATTTGTGGTGCGTGCCAGAAAGGAGGTCATCCTCTCCGCTGGCACCATAGCCAGTCCCCAGCTGCTGATGCTGTCCGGTGTGGGACCCGGCGATCATCTCCGGGAGCACAATATCACAGTGCTGCAGAATCTGCCGGTGGGGTACAATCTCCAGGATCACATCACCCTCAACGGCTTGGTATTCGTGGTCAATGATTCGACAGTGAATGATGCCCGGCTTCTGAACCCAACGGATATATTCCGTTACTTGTTTGCAGGCCAGGGACCATACACCATACCAGGTGGAGCCGAGGCTTTTGCCTTTGTGCGTACTCCAAGCTCTAGCCATG CTAAGGACTATCCGGACATGGAGTTGGTCTTGGGAGCTGGTTCCCTGAGTGGCGATCGCTTTGGGACTATGCGCAATCTTTTGGGCATAACGGACGAGTTCTATGAGACAATGTTCGGTGACTTGCAGAACAGAGAAACCTTTGGACTGGTCCCAGTGCTGCTGCGACCCAAGAGTCGAGGACGCATCTCCTTACGCAGTCGGAATCCATTTCACTGGCCTCGTATGGAACCTAACTTTATGGAGCATCCGGACGACATACAAGCCATGATCGAGGGCATTGAAATG ATCATGCAGGTGGCTCGTTCCAAGTCCATGGTCAAGATGGGCACTCATTTCCACGATCGACCCTTTCCCGGGTGTGAGCACTTGACCTTCGCCAGCCAAGAGTACTGGCGCTGTTGCCTGCGTCGCTACGGTTCCAGCCTGCAACATCAGTCGGGCACCTGCAAGATGGGACCCACTGGGGATCCCTCGGCTGTGGTAGATTCCGGTCTTAGGGTTCATGGCATTCGGAAGTTGCGGGTAGTGGATGCCTCAGTAATGCCAAATGTGCCGGCTGGACACACGAATGCTATTGTTATCATGATTGCCGAAAAGGCGGCGGACATGATCAAGAATACGTGGCGCATGAGGACCACATAA